The Mercurialis annua linkage group LG8, ddMerAnnu1.2, whole genome shotgun sequence genome window below encodes:
- the LOC126659908 gene encoding serine/threonine-protein kinase D6PKL2-like: MDPNLEDLTDDLDNLSIISTTTNATTTTTTTTTTTAHETKHSTSSGSEATWTSSNHSSTSSKAHHPPPCDPCWHAIRDNSALTLADLRFVHRLGSGDIGSVYLVELKGGNGCLFAAKVMDKKEMASRNKETRATIEREILEILDHPFLPSLYATLDSPRWSCLLTEFCPGGDLHVIRQRQPGKRFDEAAVRFYASEVVAALEYLHMMGIIYRDLKPENVLVRSDGHIMLTDFDLSLKDDNSTSMAQIISHQNQPTINSKHEYPPEPPQSAISSCIIPNCIVPAVSCFHPIRRRKRKSNQRGTLEIVAEPIEVRSMSFVGTHEYLAPEIVAGEGHGNAVDWWTLGIFMFEMCYGVTPFKGVDHELTLANIVARALEFPKEPSVGVSAKELITQLLIKDPTRRLGSMMGATAIKHHQFFNGINWALLRCTTPPYVPRAMTRSNFRKEDNSNNSVEYY, from the exons atGGACCCTAATTTAGAAGATCTCACCGATGATCTTGACAATTTAAGTATCATCTCCACCACTACTAacgccaccaccaccaccaccacaacAACAACTACAACTGCTCATGAAACTAAGCATAGTACAAGTTCAGGGTCTGAAGCCACGTGGACAAGCTCGAACCACTCATCAACTTCCTCAAAGGCTCACCACCCGCCGCCGTGCGATCCATGTTGGCATGCAATTCGGGATAATTCAGCCCTAACCCTAGCTGATCTCCGATTCGTTCACAGGCTAGGAAGTGGTGACATAGGGAGTGTATATCTCGTAGAGCTTAAGGGTGGTAATGGGTGTCTGTTTGCTGCTAAGGTAATGGACAAGAAAGAAATGGCTAGTAGAAATAAAGAAACTAGGGCAACCATTGAAAGagaaattttggaaattttggATCATCCTTTTTTACCTAGCTTGTATGCCACGTTAGATTCTCCTAGATGGTCTTGTTTGTTAACGGAGTTTTGTCCCGGCGGTGACCTCCATGTTATCCGCCAGAGGCAACCCGGGAAACGTTTTGACGAAGCGGCCGTCCG ATTCTATGCATCTGAAGTAGTGGCTGCCTTGGAGTATCTGCATATGATGGGAATTATTTATCGAGACCTTAAGCCTGAAAATGTTCTTGTAAGATCAGACGGTCACATAATGCTTACAGATTTTGATCTCTCCTTAAAGGATGATAATTCAACATCAATGGCTCAGATTATTTCTCATCAAAACCAACCAACCATTAACTCTAAACACGAGTACCCTCCTGAGCCACCCCAATCCGCCATATCATCATGCATTATACCCAATTGCATAGTGCCAGCCGTCTCATGTTTCCACCCGATACGCAGGCGTAAGCGGAAATCCAATCAGCGCGGGACCCTTGAGATCGTGGCTGAGCCAATAGAAGTTCGGTCCATGTCATTTGTGGGGACACACGAATACTTGGCACCGGAGATTGTAGCCGGTGAGGGACACGGCAATGCGGTGGATTGGTGGACTTTAGGCATATTCATGTTTGAAATGTGTTATGGTGTGACCCCATTTAAAGGGGTTGACCATGAGTTAACCCTAGCTAACATTGTGGCTCGAGCGCTCGAGTTCCCGAAGGAGCCATCGGTGGGTGTATCGGCTAAAGAATTGATCACACAACTTCTGATTAAGGATCCAACGAGACGATTGGGGTCTATGATGGGTGCAACTGCAATCAAACACCATCAATTTTTTAATGGGATTAATTGGGCATTATTAAGATGTACAACACCACCTTATGTTCCTCGAGCAATGACTCGTTCCAACTTTAGAAAAGAAGATAATAGTAATAATTCAGTAGAATATTACTAA